One segment of Cystobacter fuscus DSM 2262 DNA contains the following:
- a CDS encoding ribulokinase → MKRGAFVIGIDFGTDSVRAVIADAADGEVVSVSVQHYPRWARGLYCEPNENRFRHHPLDYLETMQAAITEATARAGREVASRVRGIAADTTGSTPILTDKRGVPLALTPGFREDPDAMFLLWKDHTAVAQAERINQTARTWGGADFTKYEGGIYSSEWFWAKVLHVVETNPAVSQAAVSILELCDWIPAVLTGCEDLGKLKRSRCAAGHKAMWHAEFGGYPADEFLARLHPRLVEFKASLGQETFTSDIPFGTLSAEWAVKLGLPHDTLVAVGAFDAHMGAVGGNIKPHQLLKIMGTSSLDMVVAPRTRGPERLVPGICGQVDGSIIPGMMGYEAGQSAFGDVYAWFKRLLSWPLEALLPSQGGADPEARRVIGDALMDRILPELERAARELPLEDGSLLALDWMNGRRTPDANQRLKGALTGITLGTDAPRLYRALVEATAFGSRAIVERFRAEGVRLDSAIAIGGVARKSPFIMQTVADVMNMEISVCAGDQAVAVGAAMFAATAAGLYPRVEAAQEAMSPGTERTYRPDPARAHHYASLYPKYLELGGFVQRQLTRQDEAHP, encoded by the coding sequence ATGAAGCGCGGGGCGTTTGTCATCGGGATTGATTTTGGAACGGACTCGGTCCGGGCGGTGATCGCAGACGCGGCGGATGGGGAGGTGGTGAGTGTCTCGGTTCAGCATTATCCGCGCTGGGCCCGGGGGCTCTATTGCGAGCCGAACGAGAACCGCTTCCGCCACCACCCCCTGGACTATCTGGAGACGATGCAGGCGGCGATCACGGAAGCGACCGCGCGGGCGGGACGAGAGGTCGCGTCCCGGGTGCGTGGCATCGCGGCCGACACCACCGGCTCGACGCCCATCCTCACGGACAAACGCGGCGTGCCCCTCGCGCTCACGCCCGGGTTTCGCGAGGACCCGGACGCCATGTTCCTCTTGTGGAAGGATCACACGGCGGTGGCGCAGGCGGAGCGCATCAACCAGACGGCGCGCACCTGGGGCGGGGCCGACTTCACGAAGTACGAGGGCGGCATCTACTCCAGCGAGTGGTTCTGGGCGAAGGTGTTGCACGTCGTGGAGACCAATCCCGCGGTGTCCCAGGCGGCGGTCAGCATCCTGGAGTTGTGTGATTGGATTCCCGCCGTCCTCACCGGGTGCGAGGACCTCGGCAAGCTCAAGCGCAGCCGCTGCGCCGCGGGGCACAAGGCGATGTGGCACGCCGAGTTCGGCGGCTACCCGGCGGATGAGTTCCTCGCCCGGCTCCATCCGCGCCTGGTCGAGTTCAAGGCCTCGCTCGGGCAGGAGACCTTCACCTCGGACATCCCCTTTGGCACGCTCTCCGCGGAGTGGGCGGTGAAGCTGGGCCTGCCGCATGACACCCTCGTCGCCGTGGGCGCCTTCGATGCGCACATGGGCGCGGTGGGCGGCAACATCAAGCCCCATCAACTCCTGAAGATCATGGGGACGAGCAGCCTGGACATGGTCGTGGCGCCCCGGACGCGGGGGCCGGAGCGGCTGGTGCCGGGCATCTGCGGCCAGGTCGACGGCTCCATCATCCCGGGGATGATGGGCTACGAGGCGGGACAGTCGGCCTTCGGCGATGTCTATGCCTGGTTCAAACGGCTGCTCAGCTGGCCCCTCGAGGCCCTGCTTCCCTCCCAGGGCGGAGCCGACCCGGAGGCCCGCCGCGTCATCGGCGACGCGCTCATGGATCGCATCCTTCCGGAGCTCGAGCGGGCCGCGAGGGAGCTTCCGCTCGAGGACGGCTCGCTCCTGGCGCTCGACTGGATGAACGGACGACGGACGCCCGACGCGAACCAACGCCTCAAGGGGGCCCTCACGGGCATCACCCTGGGCACGGACGCCCCGCGGCTCTACCGGGCCCTGGTGGAGGCGACGGCCTTCGGCTCGCGCGCCATCGTCGAGCGCTTCCGCGCGGAGGGGGTCCGGCTCGACAGTGCCATCGCCATTGGCGGCGTGGCGCGCAAGAGCCCCTTCATCATGCAGACCGTGGCGGACGTGATGAACATGGAGATCTCCGTCTGCGCGGGCGACCAGGCCGTGGCGGTGGGGGCGGCGATGTTCGCGGCGACCGCCGCGGGCCTCTACCCCCGGGTCGAGGCGGCGCAGGAGGCCATGTCCCCCGGCACCGAGCGGACGTACCGGCCCGACCCGGCACGCGCCCACCACTATGCATCGCTCTATCCGAAGTACCTCGAGCTGGGCGGCTTCGTGCAGAGGCAGCTGACCCGGCAGGACGAAGCCCACCCTTGA
- a CDS encoding MGH1-like glycoside hydrolase domain-containing protein: MATSASRSSAVGLGLTFALFGLTHVGCQRATTVKEEPVAPGPVAAESVAPEPVVSALAGPLNRDAILAAQRLDEPQWYKDNIPFLDTPDDKLDEVYYYRWSTYKRALRYTVPGTGYVSTEYDVPIGYAGNPYTALPDAAGYHIQDGRWLANPDYAGDYLDFWLRGAGYTGTLNFSEWIIDAAYQRALVTGDQRDLISRLPELIGLYQRWNARLVDNFPLNGGASNAKLYWQSPLSDATEYTETSMKSSNWFGGGAGYRPTINAYMYAAATAISKLARTAGDTATADDYASRAASIKDGVQKALWDPQRSFFFQVYTTYDDSNGALKGTRTTWRELMGYAPWAYNLPDAQYSSAWQFLTHPDGFGAAYGPTTLERMHPLEAEQAIIANATRWTSGSASNGSYIGQIDLATSSVTFTVDAPGDGTYPVKVFYANATGASSTHQLFVNGASTPQTVTYPATSAWGQFSAQQFVTVQVAMRAGSNALKFQKGTGYAELDKISANPYFNYQALPSQPNREDWNCCHWNGPSWPFQTSQVLAGLANLLQNYPAQSYITAADYREMLSDFTALQYKEGKPYVAEAANGDTGQWIYDGFNFSEHYNHSSYIDLVLTGLLGIKPQANDTLVLKPLVSPSWDYFAVQDLPYHGHKLTLVFDRYGTRYGQGSGLRVIQDGQLIHSAATLGETTLKVAPTVLPAARQRMMNVAANPLTMEQDWLNRAITQPYPRAFASYTNPVSNGPRCHSGQTCRPTTYDQPMRATDGWIRYDTIPDNRWTNLGSPNATDHLGVDFGAVRPLQQVSLYLYDDRDRIRAPAAYDVQYLDGQTWRSIPNQVKTPATPVGNDLNTVTFPVLSTSQLRVVFTPQGGKFVGVTELQSWYPQPPPVRLVNKNSGLELSVTGDSMAFGAEVSQQAATGTRSHQWNVVPAENGFSKLINVQSGQVLGIRDASTAAGALALQWGDTLTRDHLWSIVDMGNGYSKLVNAHSGMVLGIRDASRSVGAPALQWHDTGTDDHRWRIETAAPSSAAP; this comes from the coding sequence ATGGCAACATCCGCATCCCGTTCCAGTGCAGTCGGACTGGGTCTGACTTTCGCCCTGTTCGGCCTCACGCACGTGGGCTGCCAGCGTGCCACGACCGTGAAGGAAGAACCCGTCGCGCCGGGACCGGTCGCCGCGGAGTCCGTGGCCCCGGAACCGGTCGTGTCGGCTCTTGCCGGACCGTTGAACCGGGATGCGATCCTGGCGGCGCAGCGTCTCGACGAGCCCCAGTGGTACAAGGACAACATCCCCTTCCTGGACACGCCGGACGACAAGCTCGACGAGGTCTATTACTACCGATGGAGCACCTACAAGCGGGCGCTGCGCTACACCGTGCCCGGCACGGGCTATGTCTCCACGGAGTATGACGTCCCGATCGGCTACGCCGGCAACCCCTACACGGCTCTTCCAGATGCGGCCGGCTACCACATCCAGGATGGACGGTGGCTCGCCAATCCGGACTACGCCGGGGACTACCTGGACTTCTGGCTGCGCGGTGCCGGCTACACCGGGACCTTGAACTTCTCCGAGTGGATCATCGATGCCGCCTATCAACGGGCGCTGGTGACCGGAGATCAGCGGGATCTGATCTCCCGCCTCCCGGAGCTCATCGGGCTGTACCAGCGCTGGAATGCCCGACTCGTCGACAACTTCCCCCTCAACGGTGGAGCGTCGAACGCGAAGCTGTACTGGCAATCGCCGCTGTCGGACGCGACGGAGTACACCGAGACGTCCATGAAGAGCAGCAATTGGTTCGGCGGCGGTGCCGGCTACCGCCCGACCATCAATGCCTACATGTACGCCGCTGCCACCGCGATCAGCAAGCTCGCCCGCACCGCCGGAGACACCGCGACCGCCGACGATTACGCGTCCAGGGCCGCGTCCATCAAGGACGGCGTGCAGAAGGCCCTGTGGGATCCCCAGCGCTCCTTCTTCTTCCAGGTGTACACCACCTACGACGACTCCAATGGGGCCTTGAAAGGCACGCGGACCACCTGGCGCGAGCTGATGGGGTACGCGCCCTGGGCCTACAACCTTCCGGACGCGCAGTATTCGTCCGCCTGGCAGTTCCTGACCCATCCCGACGGCTTTGGCGCCGCCTACGGCCCCACCACGCTCGAGCGCATGCACCCGCTCGAGGCCGAGCAGGCCATCATCGCCAACGCCACCCGGTGGACCTCGGGCTCTGCCTCCAACGGCTCGTACATCGGCCAGATCGACCTGGCCACCAGCAGCGTCACCTTCACGGTCGACGCACCGGGCGACGGCACGTACCCGGTGAAGGTGTTCTACGCCAACGCGACGGGAGCCAGCAGCACGCATCAGTTGTTCGTCAACGGCGCGTCGACGCCGCAGACCGTCACCTACCCGGCGACCTCTGCCTGGGGCCAGTTCTCCGCTCAGCAATTCGTGACGGTGCAGGTCGCGATGCGTGCCGGGTCCAACGCCTTGAAGTTCCAGAAGGGCACCGGCTACGCCGAGCTGGACAAGATCTCCGCCAATCCCTACTTCAACTACCAGGCCCTCCCGTCCCAGCCCAATCGCGAGGACTGGAACTGCTGCCATTGGAACGGTCCGAGCTGGCCGTTCCAGACCAGCCAGGTGCTCGCCGGTCTGGCCAATCTGCTCCAGAACTACCCGGCCCAGTCCTACATCACGGCAGCGGACTACCGGGAGATGCTCAGCGACTTCACGGCGCTGCAGTACAAGGAGGGCAAGCCCTACGTGGCCGAGGCGGCCAACGGCGACACCGGCCAGTGGATCTACGACGGCTTCAACTTCAGCGAGCACTACAACCACTCCTCCTACATCGATCTGGTGCTCACCGGCCTGCTGGGAATCAAGCCCCAGGCCAATGACACCCTGGTGCTCAAGCCGCTGGTGTCACCGTCCTGGGATTACTTCGCGGTCCAGGATCTGCCCTATCACGGCCACAAGCTCACCCTCGTGTTCGACCGGTACGGCACCCGCTACGGCCAGGGCTCGGGTCTCCGGGTCATCCAGGATGGCCAGTTGATCCACAGCGCGGCCACGTTGGGAGAGACGACCCTCAAGGTCGCCCCGACGGTGCTGCCGGCGGCCAGGCAGCGGATGATGAACGTGGCCGCCAATCCGCTGACCATGGAGCAGGATTGGCTCAACCGAGCGATCACCCAGCCCTACCCGCGCGCGTTCGCCTCGTACACCAACCCGGTGTCCAACGGGCCGCGATGCCACAGCGGACAGACGTGCCGGCCGACCACCTATGATCAGCCGATGCGGGCCACCGACGGGTGGATCCGGTATGACACCATCCCGGACAACCGGTGGACCAACCTGGGCTCCCCGAATGCCACCGACCACCTCGGCGTGGACTTCGGTGCGGTGCGGCCCCTCCAGCAGGTGAGCCTCTACCTCTACGATGACCGTGATCGAATCCGTGCGCCGGCCGCGTATGACGTCCAGTACCTGGATGGACAGACGTGGAGGAGCATTCCCAACCAGGTCAAGACGCCGGCCACACCGGTGGGCAATGACCTCAACACGGTGACCTTCCCGGTCCTCTCGACGTCTCAGTTGCGCGTCGTCTTCACGCCCCAGGGCGGGAAGTTCGTGGGTGTCACCGAGTTGCAGTCGTGGTACCCCCAGCCGCCGCCCGTGCGGCTCGTCAACAAGAACAGCGGCCTGGAGCTGTCGGTGACGGGAGACTCCATGGCCTTTGGCGCCGAGGTGTCGCAACAGGCCGCCACCGGGACGCGCTCCCACCAGTGGAACGTGGTCCCGGCGGAGAACGGGTTCTCCAAGCTCATCAACGTCCAGAGCGGACAGGTGCTGGGCATCCGCGACGCATCCACGGCCGCGGGCGCCCTCGCACTGCAGTGGGGCGACACCCTGACCCGGGATCACCTGTGGTCCATCGTGGACATGGGCAATGGCTACTCCAAGCTCGTGAACGCCCACAGCGGGATGGTGCTGGGCATCCGGGACGCGTCCCGGTCCGTGGGGGCCCCCGCGCTGCAATGGCACGACACCGGCACCGACGATCATCGGTGGCGCATCGAGACCGCCGCTCCCTCGTCCGCGGCCCCGTGA
- a CDS encoding LacI family DNA-binding transcriptional regulator encodes MTDVAKLARVSHQTVSRVLHDSPNVKGETRERVLAAIRQLNYRPNSVAQALVTGRSRVIGVVSLDTVHYGPASTLLGIEEAAHNAGYAVSITSLRSRSRTSVLDAVQLLRDQAVDGVVVIAPHITALEALRRLPPDLPMVAVGAGSTNAVPVVAVDQIGGAKAATQHLLDLGHRTVWHLAGPADWIEAEQRISGWQAALKQAGAPVPALLRGDWSAHSGYELGRQLLEKPDATAVFVANDQMALGLLRRLHEVNREKPRQISIVGFDDIPEAGYFTPPLTTVRQDFAEVGRRCIHLLLEQIEGTAKTKEHVLVPIQLILRQSTAAAKAR; translated from the coding sequence ATGACGGATGTCGCGAAGCTGGCCCGGGTCTCGCATCAGACGGTCTCGCGCGTGTTGCACGACAGTCCGAACGTGAAGGGGGAAACCCGCGAGCGCGTTCTCGCGGCCATCCGGCAACTCAACTACCGGCCCAACTCGGTGGCGCAGGCGCTGGTCACGGGGCGCTCACGGGTCATCGGGGTCGTCAGCCTGGACACCGTGCACTACGGTCCCGCGTCGACCCTGCTCGGCATCGAGGAGGCGGCGCACAACGCGGGCTACGCGGTCAGCATCACCAGCCTGCGCTCGCGCAGCCGCACCTCGGTCCTCGACGCGGTGCAGCTCCTGCGGGACCAGGCGGTCGACGGGGTCGTGGTCATCGCGCCCCATATCACCGCGTTGGAGGCCCTGCGCCGGTTGCCCCCGGACCTTCCCATGGTCGCGGTCGGTGCCGGCTCCACGAACGCGGTGCCCGTGGTCGCCGTGGATCAGATCGGCGGCGCGAAGGCCGCCACGCAGCACCTGTTGGATCTCGGCCATCGGACCGTCTGGCACCTCGCCGGGCCCGCGGATTGGATCGAGGCCGAGCAGCGCATCTCCGGGTGGCAGGCGGCGCTCAAGCAGGCCGGAGCTCCCGTTCCCGCCCTGTTGCGGGGGGACTGGAGTGCCCACTCCGGCTATGAGCTGGGCCGGCAGTTGCTGGAGAAGCCCGACGCGACCGCGGTCTTCGTGGCCAACGATCAAATGGCGCTGGGACTGCTGCGTCGGCTCCACGAGGTCAACCGGGAGAAGCCCCGGCAGATCAGCATCGTCGGCTTCGATGACATCCCCGAGGCGGGCTACTTCACGCCCCCGCTCACCACGGTGCGCCAGGACTTCGCCGAGGTGGGGCGGCGCTGCATCCACCTGCTCCTCGAACAGATCGAGGGCACGGCGAAGACCAAGGAGCATGTCCTGGTGCCCATCCAGCTCATCCTGCGCCAGAGCACCGCCGCGGCGAAGGCGCGCTGA
- the mmsA gene encoding multiple monosaccharide ABC transporter ATP-binding protein, whose protein sequence is MTAVLEMRGITKTFPGVRALHDVHLTVQAGEIHALIGENGAGKSTLMKVLSGVHPHGTYSGELYFEGEERRFSDISDSEKLGIIIIHQELALVPLLSIAENIFLGNEQAEHGVIDWSVTHARTRQLLDRVGLQESPDTLVTELGVGKQQLVEIAKALAKEVKLLILDEPTASLNESDSSALLDLLLRFKERGITSILISHKLNEITRVADSITVLRDGATIETLDCRRAPVSEDRIIQGMVGRGMADRYPKRDRAPGEVLLEVEGWTAHHPVHPARRVVKDVSLTLRRGEILGIAGLMGAGRTEFAMSLFGRTYGRDISGRVRVEGREVDVSTVEKAIRQGIAYVTEDRKTYGLILSEDIRKNVTLAHLDGVSRFQVIDEVRELAVANEYRDRLRIRSSSIYQETLNLSGGNQQKVVLSRWLFANPKVLILDEPTRGIDVGAKYEIYTIINELARTGKGVLMISSEMPELLGMCDRILVMSEGALVAELTAEQASQEKIMQAIMRKGAH, encoded by the coding sequence ATGACCGCTGTGCTCGAAATGCGGGGAATCACCAAGACGTTTCCCGGCGTGCGTGCGCTCCACGACGTCCACCTCACGGTCCAGGCCGGCGAAATCCATGCGTTGATCGGCGAGAACGGCGCGGGCAAGTCCACCCTCATGAAGGTGCTGAGCGGCGTCCATCCGCATGGCACCTATTCGGGGGAGCTCTACTTCGAGGGCGAGGAGCGGCGCTTCTCGGACATCTCGGACAGCGAGAAGCTCGGCATCATCATCATCCACCAGGAGCTCGCCCTCGTCCCCCTGCTGTCGATCGCCGAGAACATCTTCCTCGGCAACGAACAGGCGGAGCACGGCGTCATCGACTGGTCCGTGACCCACGCGCGCACCCGGCAACTGCTCGATCGGGTCGGACTCCAGGAGTCCCCCGACACGCTCGTGACCGAGCTCGGCGTGGGCAAGCAGCAGCTCGTGGAGATCGCCAAGGCCCTGGCCAAGGAGGTCAAGCTGCTCATCCTCGATGAGCCGACCGCGAGTCTGAATGAAAGCGACAGCAGCGCGCTGCTCGACCTGCTGCTGCGGTTCAAGGAGCGGGGCATCACCTCCATCCTCATCTCCCACAAGTTGAACGAAATCACCCGGGTCGCGGACTCGATCACGGTGCTGCGCGATGGAGCGACCATCGAAACCCTGGACTGCCGCCGCGCGCCGGTCAGCGAGGACCGGATCATCCAGGGCATGGTCGGCCGGGGCATGGCGGACCGTTATCCCAAGCGCGACCGCGCCCCGGGCGAGGTGCTCCTCGAGGTGGAGGGCTGGACGGCCCATCACCCGGTCCATCCCGCGCGGCGGGTCGTCAAGGACGTCTCCCTGACGCTGCGCCGCGGGGAGATTCTTGGAATCGCCGGTCTGATGGGCGCGGGCCGGACCGAGTTCGCGATGAGTCTGTTCGGCCGCACCTACGGCCGTGACATCAGCGGACGCGTGCGCGTCGAGGGCCGGGAGGTCGACGTCAGCACGGTGGAGAAGGCCATCCGCCAGGGAATCGCCTACGTGACCGAGGACCGGAAGACCTATGGTCTGATCCTCTCCGAGGACATCCGCAAGAACGTGACGCTCGCCCATCTGGACGGGGTGTCGCGCTTCCAGGTCATCGACGAGGTGCGGGAGCTCGCGGTCGCGAACGAGTACCGGGATCGGCTGCGGATCCGCTCCTCGAGCATCTATCAGGAGACCTTGAACCTCTCGGGCGGCAATCAGCAGAAGGTGGTGCTCAGCCGCTGGCTCTTCGCCAATCCCAAGGTGTTGATCCTCGACGAGCCCACCCGAGGCATCGACGTGGGGGCCAAGTATGAGATCTACACGATCATCAACGAGCTCGCCCGGACGGGCAAGGGCGTGCTGATGATCTCCTCCGAGATGCCGGAGCTGCTCGGCATGTGCGACCGGATCCTCGTGATGAGCGAAGGCGCGCTCGTGGCGGAGCTCACGGCCGAGCAGGCGTCACAAGAGAAGATCATGCAGGCCATCATGCGCAAGGGAGCACACTGA
- the mmsB gene encoding multiple monosaccharide ABC transporter permease has protein sequence MRTAPRSLPSVGSFLKAHFRDYGMLLALLAIMLFFQVSTGGTLLKPLNLTNLVLQNSYIVIMALGMLLVIVSGHIDLSVGSVVGFVGGLAAVLMVEYGLPFLPTMGLCLAVGGLIGGVQGYWVAYMRVPSFIVTLAGMLVFRGLQLALLGGRSVGPFSAGFQKLSSGFIPDVFGGGALNATCLLLGATTVAASLWGGIRQRRQQQQHGLETTPFALFAFKNGLLAALVLSFCYLLATYRGMPNVLLIMSLLVALYAFVTNRTVMGRRIYALGGNEKAAKLSGIKTERLTLLAFVNMGALAALAGLIFAARLNTATPKAGLGFELDVIAACFIGGASAAGGFGKVTGAVIGALIMGVMNNGMSILGIGIDYQQIIKGLVLLAAVSVDVYNRKK, from the coding sequence TTGCGGACCGCCCCGCGTTCGCTTCCCTCCGTGGGGAGCTTCCTCAAGGCGCATTTCCGTGACTACGGCATGCTGCTGGCGCTGCTGGCGATCATGCTGTTCTTCCAGGTGTCCACCGGGGGAACGCTCCTCAAACCGCTCAACCTGACGAATCTGGTATTGCAGAACAGCTACATCGTCATCATGGCGCTGGGCATGCTGCTCGTGATCGTCTCCGGGCACATCGACCTCTCCGTCGGCTCGGTGGTCGGATTCGTCGGGGGCCTCGCGGCGGTGCTGATGGTCGAGTACGGCCTGCCCTTCTTGCCGACGATGGGACTCTGTCTGGCGGTGGGCGGGCTCATCGGTGGGGTCCAGGGGTACTGGGTCGCCTACATGCGCGTGCCTTCGTTCATCGTGACGCTCGCGGGCATGCTCGTCTTCCGGGGGCTGCAGCTCGCGCTGCTCGGGGGCCGGTCCGTCGGTCCCTTCTCCGCCGGGTTCCAGAAGCTGAGCTCTGGCTTCATCCCCGACGTGTTCGGTGGGGGGGCACTCAACGCCACGTGCCTGCTCCTGGGCGCCACGACCGTGGCCGCGAGCCTGTGGGGAGGCATTCGCCAGCGCCGCCAACAGCAACAACATGGACTCGAGACGACGCCCTTCGCCCTCTTCGCGTTCAAGAACGGGCTGCTCGCCGCGCTCGTCCTGTCCTTCTGCTATCTGCTCGCCACCTACCGCGGCATGCCGAACGTGCTCCTGATCATGTCCCTGCTGGTCGCCCTGTATGCCTTCGTGACGAACCGCACCGTGATGGGACGGCGCATCTACGCCCTCGGCGGCAACGAGAAGGCCGCGAAGCTCTCCGGCATCAAGACCGAACGGCTCACCCTGCTGGCCTTCGTCAACATGGGAGCGCTCGCGGCACTCGCCGGCCTCATCTTCGCGGCGCGCCTCAACACCGCGACCCCGAAGGCGGGCCTCGGCTTCGAGCTGGATGTGATCGCCGCCTGCTTCATCGGCGGGGCCTCGGCCGCTGGCGGCTTCGGCAAGGTCACGGGCGCGGTCATCGGCGCGTTGATCATGGGCGTGATGAACAACGGCATGTCGATCCTCGGCATCGGCATCGACTACCAGCAGATCATCAAGGGGCTCGTGCTCCTCGCCGCCGTGTCGGTCGATGTCTACAACCGCAAGAAGTAG
- a CDS encoding iron-containing alcohol dehydrogenase gives MSTSSALQQFLSRLGPDGVLACTCGRPHRVQVKQVIIGEDALRQSTSLLRRQWGQSPTIWVLSDEHTEAAAAERWKTSVHAGRLVSRILPGVPRPVPTLALAQELAAEVRAASPDLLVGVGSGVISDLVKKVSLDTGLPNWCIATAPSVDAYSSTTAALRLEGYHQAVPARPSEVIVGDLEVLARAPRLLFLAGLGDLLAKYLAHLDWHLARLVAREAFCAPLAGLALDSAREALAAARAWQTQPLEAVRALTEAALASGFAMQAVGSSRPAASAEHTIAHFWEMAGAVAEEEKDLHGLLVGAACRLVLPGYVGWYRQLGKVEVDVEARLTALEQAPPWHERLEAAMVPFRHKMEGEMRGRTFDRQALAQRLDAFARQRDVLQGMAEPLLKELADAIALLERIGFPFALEELGIDARHGMPPVRHARLLRNRYTTFDLAHELGQEDALLGLISRGALE, from the coding sequence ATGTCCACCTCGTCGGCTCTCCAGCAATTCCTCTCCCGCCTCGGCCCCGATGGAGTGCTCGCCTGCACGTGCGGCAGGCCCCACCGCGTCCAGGTGAAGCAGGTGATCATCGGGGAGGATGCGCTGCGGCAGTCCACCAGCCTCCTGCGGAGGCAGTGGGGGCAGAGCCCGACGATCTGGGTCCTGAGCGATGAACACACGGAAGCCGCCGCGGCGGAGCGCTGGAAGACGAGCGTCCACGCCGGAAGGCTCGTCTCGCGGATCCTTCCCGGAGTACCCCGGCCGGTGCCGACGCTGGCGCTGGCGCAGGAGCTCGCCGCCGAGGTGCGGGCCGCGTCGCCGGATCTCCTGGTCGGCGTGGGCAGCGGCGTCATCAGCGATCTGGTGAAGAAGGTGTCCCTGGACACCGGCCTGCCCAACTGGTGCATCGCGACCGCCCCCTCGGTGGATGCCTACAGCTCGACGACCGCGGCGCTCCGCCTCGAGGGGTACCATCAAGCCGTCCCCGCGCGGCCCTCCGAGGTCATCGTGGGGGACCTGGAGGTGCTCGCCCGCGCCCCTCGCCTGTTGTTCCTGGCGGGCCTGGGAGATCTGCTGGCCAAGTACCTGGCGCATCTGGACTGGCACCTCGCCCGGCTCGTGGCGCGGGAGGCCTTCTGTGCCCCCCTCGCCGGGCTGGCCCTCGACTCGGCCCGGGAAGCGTTGGCGGCCGCGCGGGCCTGGCAAACCCAGCCCCTCGAGGCGGTTCGCGCCCTCACCGAGGCGGCGCTCGCCTCGGGCTTCGCGATGCAGGCGGTGGGCAGTTCACGGCCAGCGGCCTCGGCCGAGCACACCATCGCGCATTTCTGGGAGATGGCGGGCGCGGTGGCCGAGGAGGAGAAGGATCTGCACGGACTGTTGGTCGGCGCCGCGTGCCGGCTCGTGCTGCCCGGCTACGTCGGCTGGTACCGCCAGCTCGGAAAGGTGGAGGTGGACGTGGAAGCCCGGCTCACCGCCCTGGAACAGGCACCGCCCTGGCACGAGCGCCTGGAGGCGGCGATGGTGCCCTTCCGTCACAAGATGGAAGGGGAGATGCGCGGCCGGACCTTCGACCGCCAGGCGCTGGCCCAGCGCCTCGATGCGTTCGCCAGGCAGAGGGATGTCCTCCAGGGCATGGCCGAGCCCCTGCTGAAGGAACTCGCCGACGCCATCGCGCTGCTGGAGCGCATCGGTTTTCCCTTCGCGCTGGAGGAGCTGGGAATCGACGCGCGCCACGGGATGCCCCCCGTCCGTCATGCCCGGCTGCTGCGCAACCGCTACACGACCTTCGATCTCGCGCACGAGCTGGGCCAGGAGGACGCGCTCCTCGGCCTGATCTCGCGCGGCGCGCTGGAATGA